Below is a genomic region from Bacillus thermozeamaize.
GTGTTGGGCAAAATGGATGACTGGCGCATAATTGACGACAGGCAAAAGCAGCGTCAAATGATGGGCGGCTCTTTGGTAATCGCCTGTTTCATAACAGACTGCGGCTAAGAGGAGACGAACGAGGATGGCGTCGGGAACGTGCCGCAGGATCTCTTCCAGCCGTTCTTTGGCTTCTTGGTACATCCCCAGATCAAAAAAACCGATGACTTTTTCAAAATGCTTCCGGCTTTCCTCATGGTACTTCTGAAAAAGAGCCAACTGTTCCAGCCGTTTCTCCATGTCCAGCCATTCGGAATAAATCATGCGATGAATTTCATGAATCCAGGCCAGACGGTCTGGCTGCAGCGGCCAGGAGGCTTCGATTGCGTCCAATTTGCGGTGCAACGCGTCGTAAAGGCTGAATATTGGCACGTCCATTCCTGAAGACCACCTTTAAAATTGGTATCTTCATTGTCTCCTCTTGGCCGGAGATTATCCATTGCAGGATCTGCCGGATCCTTAAAGGATTTCCCCATGTTTTTCTTCATGGATGATTTCTTGGATGCGGTTGCCTTCGCCGATGATCGCCACCTTGGGGACGTGCCTCTTGGCTTCTTCATCGCTCATCCAGGCGTAGGCAATAATAATCACGGTATCTCCGGGCTGCACCAGCCTGGCCGCTGCGCCGTTCAGGCAGATCACCCCGCTTCCCCGTTCTCCGGGAATGACGTATGTCTCCAGGCGGGCGCCATTATTGTTGTTGACGACCTGCACTTTTTCATTCGGCAGCAGGTCGACAGCCTCCATCAATTCCTGGTCGATGGTGATGCTGCCGACATAGTGCAGATTCGCTTCTGTCACGGTGGCCCGGTGGAGCTTGCTTTTCATCATCTCGCGAAACATCTGGTCCGTCTCCTCCCATCCACGTGGTCTTCGAACGTTGTTGCCATGCATGATTTCAGTTTTTTAGATTTCGATGATCGTGTTGTCAATCAGCCGTGTTCGACCCAGCCAGGCGGCGACAGCCAAAATCACCTTGCCGCCGATCGCATCCAGCGGCTCCAGGTCCGGGTAACTGAGCAGTTCCAGGTAATCCAGCCGGAAAACTTTCGCCCGCTCAATCTGCTGCCGCACCGTCTGCAGAACCACATTGGGGTTGCGTTCGCCGCCGCGGATCAACCTTTCCCCTTCCTGCAGCGCCTGGTAGAGTGTGGGAGCGGCTTTCCGCTCTTCAGGGGTGAGATAGACATTGCGCGAACTCATGGCCAGGCCATCCGGCTCCCGGATGATGGGACAACCGACCACCTTGACGGGGATGTTCAGATCCTCTACCATGCGCTCAATGACCGCCAGCTGTTGCGCATCTTTTTGGCCAAAGTACGCCCGGTCAGGGCAGACAATGTGAAACAGCTTGCTGACTACAGTGGCGACACCATCAAAGTGACCCGGGCGCGAGCGGCCGCACAACCGCTCCGTCAGCCCGGCAACATGGACCGTGGTCAAGATGCGGCGAGGATACATCTCTTCGACGGAGGGATAAAACAGCAGATCCACCCCGGCTTCCTCCGCCATCGTTCGATCCCGTTCAAAATCACGCGGATACCGGTCAAAATCCTCGTTTTCGCCGAACTGCAGCGGGTTGACAAACAGGCTCATGACCACACAGTCGCATTCTTCCCTGGCTTTGCGGATCAGACTGAGATGCCCTGCATGGAGGTATCCCATCGTCGGAACCAGACCGATTTGTTTTCCGGCCTGCCTCTCCTGGGCGAGACGGGAGCGAAGGGCTTCAATCGTTGTGATGACTTCCATCGGCCTTCTCGCGCTCATGACCTAATCTCACTCCTTCGATGACGCAGTTGGCGAAGGACGCTTTCATCCATTGAAAAGGTGTGTTCAGGCCCGGGAAATTTCCTCTCTCTGACTTCCTGTGCATAGCTGGCGATGGCGTTGCGAATCGTCGCGCCAACCTCTGCATACGCTTTAACGAATTTCGGCGTAAGGCCTG
It encodes:
- a CDS encoding aspartate 1-decarboxylase, which translates into the protein MFREMMKSKLHRATVTEANLHYVGSITIDQELMEAVDLLPNEKVQVVNNNNGARLETYVIPGERGSGVICLNGAAARLVQPGDTVIIIAYAWMSDEEAKRHVPKVAIIGEGNRIQEIIHEEKHGEIL
- a CDS encoding pantoate--beta-alanine ligase gives rise to the protein MSARRPMEVITTIEALRSRLAQERQAGKQIGLVPTMGYLHAGHLSLIRKAREECDCVVMSLFVNPLQFGENEDFDRYPRDFERDRTMAEEAGVDLLFYPSVEEMYPRRILTTVHVAGLTERLCGRSRPGHFDGVATVVSKLFHIVCPDRAYFGQKDAQQLAVIERMVEDLNIPVKVVGCPIIREPDGLAMSSRNVYLTPEERKAAPTLYQALQEGERLIRGGERNPNVVLQTVRQQIERAKVFRLDYLELLSYPDLEPLDAIGGKVILAVAAWLGRTRLIDNTIIEI